The following proteins come from a genomic window of Nakamurella alba:
- the rpsB gene encoding 30S ribosomal protein S2, with amino-acid sequence MAVVTMRQLLDAGVHFGHQTRRWNPKMKRFIFTERNGNYVIDLQQTLTYIDKAFEFVRETVAHGGTILFIGTKRQAQEAIAEQATRVSMPYVNQRWLGGMLTNFSTVHKRLQRLKDLEAMETSGEFAGRTKKEVLLLTREKDKLAKTLGGIRDMAKVPSAVWIVDTKKEHIAVGEARKLGIPVVAVLDTNCDPDEVDYPVPGNDDAIRSASLLTKVVAEAVAAGLLARSGGAASGASDEEPLAEWERELLAANAAAPAAEAAPVEVVAETEAGAEAANEVAADAAAGVEPTQN; translated from the coding sequence ATGGCGGTCGTCACGATGCGCCAGCTGCTGGACGCGGGTGTCCACTTCGGACACCAGACCCGGCGCTGGAACCCGAAGATGAAGAGGTTCATCTTCACCGAGCGCAACGGCAACTACGTCATCGATCTCCAGCAGACGCTGACGTACATCGACAAGGCGTTCGAATTCGTCCGGGAGACCGTCGCCCACGGCGGCACCATCCTGTTCATCGGCACCAAGCGCCAGGCCCAGGAGGCCATCGCCGAGCAGGCGACCCGCGTCTCGATGCCCTACGTGAACCAGCGCTGGCTCGGCGGCATGCTGACCAACTTCTCCACCGTGCACAAGCGTCTGCAGCGGCTGAAGGACCTCGAGGCCATGGAGACCTCGGGCGAGTTCGCCGGCCGGACGAAGAAGGAAGTCCTGCTGCTGACCCGCGAGAAGGACAAGCTGGCCAAGACCCTCGGTGGCATCCGGGACATGGCCAAGGTCCCGTCCGCGGTGTGGATCGTCGACACCAAGAAGGAGCACATCGCCGTCGGCGAGGCCCGCAAGCTGGGCATCCCGGTCGTGGCCGTGCTCGACACCAACTGCGATCCGGACGAGGTCGACTACCCGGTCCCGGGCAACGACGACGCGATCCGTTCCGCCTCGCTGCTGACCAAGGTCGTGGCCGAGGCCGTGGCCGCCGGTCTGCTCGCCCGCTCCGGTGGCGCCGCCTCCGGTGCCTCGGACGAGGAGCCGCTGGCCGAGTGGGAGCGTGAGCTGCTGGCCGCCAACGCCGCGGCCCCGGCCGCCGAGGCCGCCCCGGTCGAGGTCGTCGCCGAGACCGAGGCCGGCGCGGAGGCCGCGAACGAGGTCGCCGCCGACGCCGCTGCCGGCGTCGAGCCGACCCAGAACTGA
- the tsf gene encoding translation elongation factor Ts, with protein MANHSAADVKRLRELTGAGFMDCKKALDETDGDFDKAIEYLRIKNAKNASKRAERTTAEGMIASSGNALIELNSETDFVAKNQDFQDLANRIAVVAAGLTGEATVETVLAAPLGAGTVESEITDAAGRLGEKLVLNRVAKLDGQTTVYLHRRSADLPPAIGVLVAYTGSDEEAARGAAMQVSALSAKYVSRDEVPAEVIEQESRIAEGVAREEGKPEAALPKIIEGRVNGFYKSAVLGEQSSVRDSKKTVAKVLEEAGIQVTAFVRFEVGTV; from the coding sequence ATGGCGAACCACTCCGCCGCTGACGTCAAGCGGCTCCGGGAGCTCACCGGTGCCGGCTTCATGGACTGCAAGAAGGCGCTCGACGAGACCGACGGCGACTTCGACAAGGCCATCGAGTACCTGCGCATCAAGAACGCGAAGAACGCGTCCAAGCGCGCCGAGCGGACCACCGCCGAGGGCATGATCGCCTCCTCCGGCAACGCGCTCATCGAGCTCAACTCCGAGACCGACTTCGTCGCGAAGAACCAGGACTTCCAGGACCTGGCCAACCGCATCGCCGTCGTCGCCGCCGGTCTGACCGGCGAGGCGACCGTCGAGACCGTGCTGGCCGCCCCGCTGGGCGCCGGCACCGTCGAGTCCGAGATCACCGACGCCGCCGGACGTCTCGGCGAGAAGCTGGTGCTGAACCGGGTCGCGAAGCTGGACGGGCAGACCACGGTCTACCTGCACCGGCGCTCCGCCGACCTGCCGCCGGCCATCGGCGTGCTCGTGGCCTACACCGGATCGGATGAGGAGGCCGCCCGCGGCGCCGCCATGCAGGTCTCCGCGCTGAGCGCGAAGTACGTCTCCCGCGACGAGGTCCCGGCCGAGGTCATCGAGCAGGAGAGCCGGATCGCCGAGGGTGTCGCCCGCGAGGAGGGCAAGCCGGAGGCCGCGCTGCCCAAGATCATCGAGGGCCGGGTCAACGGCTTCTACAAGTCGGCCGTGCTGGGCGAGCAGTCGTCCGTGCGCGACTCGAAGAAGACCGTCGCCAAGGTGCTGGAGGAGGCCGGGATCCAGGTCACCGCGTTCGTCCGCTTCGAGGTCGGCACCGTCTGA
- the pyrH gene encoding UMP kinase — MLKLGGEMFGGGQVGVDPAVVSKVARQIADVVREGVQVAVVIGGGNFFRGAQLQDGGMDRARSDYMGMLGTVMNCLALQDFLEREQHLDTRVQTAITMGQVAEPYIPRRAIRHLEKGRVVIFGAGVGMPYFSTDTTAAQRALEIGAEVVLMAKAVDGVFDADPRKVDGATMFAEITHQEVLERGLQVADATAFSLCKDNAMPIIVFNMLTDGNIGRAVGGEVIGTLVSTPA, encoded by the coding sequence ATGCTGAAGCTGGGCGGCGAGATGTTCGGCGGCGGTCAGGTCGGCGTCGACCCCGCGGTGGTCTCCAAGGTCGCCCGGCAGATCGCCGACGTCGTCCGCGAGGGTGTGCAGGTCGCCGTCGTCATCGGTGGCGGCAACTTCTTCCGCGGGGCGCAGCTGCAGGACGGCGGCATGGACCGCGCCCGCTCCGACTACATGGGCATGCTGGGCACCGTGATGAACTGCCTGGCCCTGCAGGACTTCCTGGAGCGCGAGCAGCACCTGGACACCCGGGTGCAGACCGCCATCACCATGGGCCAGGTCGCCGAGCCCTACATCCCGCGCCGCGCGATCCGGCACCTGGAGAAGGGCCGCGTCGTGATCTTCGGCGCCGGCGTCGGCATGCCCTACTTCTCCACCGACACCACCGCAGCGCAGCGGGCGCTGGAGATCGGTGCCGAGGTGGTGCTGATGGCGAAGGCGGTCGACGGCGTGTTCGACGCCGACCCGCGCAAGGTCGACGGGGCCACGATGTTCGCCGAGATCACCCACCAGGAGGTGCTCGAGCGTGGCCTGCAGGTGGCCGATGCGACGGCGTTCAGCCTCTGCAAGGACAATGCGATGCCGATCATCGTGTTCAACATGCTGACCGACGGCAACATCGGCCGCGCCGTCGGCGGCGAGGTCATCGGCACACTGGTGTCGACACCGGCCTGA
- the frr gene encoding ribosome recycling factor, producing MEKAVAHVKDDLATLRTGRANANAFSRITIDYYGAPTPLPQMASVNIPEARMAVIKPYDSSQLGAIEKAVRDSDLGVNPTNDGSLIRIVFPQLTEERRRDLGKTARSKGEDAKVTVRNARRKTKDSLDKLVKDGEAGEDDVARAEKELQSLTDKFVAAIDELVKNKEAELLEV from the coding sequence ATGGAGAAGGCAGTGGCGCACGTCAAGGACGACCTGGCGACGCTGCGGACCGGGCGGGCGAACGCGAACGCCTTCTCGCGCATCACCATCGACTACTACGGTGCCCCGACCCCGCTGCCGCAGATGGCGTCGGTGAACATCCCCGAGGCGCGGATGGCGGTCATCAAGCCCTACGACTCGTCGCAGCTCGGCGCCATCGAGAAGGCGGTCCGTGACTCGGATCTCGGGGTCAACCCGACCAACGACGGCTCGCTGATCCGCATCGTCTTCCCGCAGCTGACCGAGGAGCGCCGCCGCGATCTCGGCAAGACCGCCCGGTCGAAGGGCGAGGACGCCAAGGTGACCGTCCGCAACGCCCGCCGCAAGACCAAGGACTCGCTGGACAAGCTGGTCAAGGACGGCGAGGCCGGCGAGGACGACGTCGCGCGGGCGGAGAAGGAACTGCAGTCACTGACCGACAAATTCGTCGCCGCGATCGACGAGCTGGTGAAGAACAAGGAAGCAGAACTGCTCGAGGTCTGA
- a CDS encoding phosphatidate cytidylyltransferase gives MSASPAPASPAPASRAGRNLPMAIGVGLFLGAIIVASLLLWRQGFLIIIAAAVGASIWEMRSTLATARGIRLAWLPLAVGAVATVVCAWPWGHQAQAVGIAVTALVLLAWRFTGGADGYLADVSASVFLLVYLGGFASFAAMMVAPEDGAARVLTFLIAVVCSDTGGYAAGVLFGKHPMAPRISPKKSWEGFAGSVVTAGVGGSLSVWLLLDHPWWQGLVLGLVLALVATIGDLAESLIKRDLGVKDMGTLLPGHGGVMDRMDSLLPSAVVAWILLSVFVPLP, from the coding sequence ATGTCGGCGAGCCCCGCGCCCGCGAGCCCCGCCCCGGCGTCCCGGGCCGGCCGGAACCTGCCCATGGCGATCGGTGTCGGCCTGTTCCTGGGCGCGATCATCGTGGCGTCCCTGCTGCTCTGGCGGCAGGGGTTCCTGATCATCATCGCCGCGGCGGTCGGCGCCTCCATCTGGGAGATGCGCAGCACCCTGGCCACCGCCCGTGGGATCAGGCTGGCCTGGCTGCCGCTGGCCGTCGGCGCCGTGGCCACCGTGGTGTGCGCGTGGCCCTGGGGGCACCAGGCCCAGGCCGTCGGCATCGCGGTGACGGCCCTGGTGCTGCTGGCCTGGCGGTTCACCGGCGGGGCCGACGGCTACCTCGCCGACGTCTCCGCCTCCGTCTTCCTGCTGGTCTACCTGGGCGGCTTCGCCTCGTTCGCGGCGATGATGGTGGCCCCCGAGGACGGCGCGGCGCGGGTGCTGACCTTCCTCATCGCCGTGGTCTGCTCCGACACCGGTGGCTACGCAGCCGGTGTGCTCTTCGGGAAACACCCGATGGCCCCGCGGATCTCGCCGAAGAAGTCCTGGGAGGGCTTCGCCGGGTCGGTGGTCACCGCCGGTGTGGGCGGCTCGCTGTCCGTGTGGCTGCTGCTGGACCACCCGTGGTGGCAGGGCCTGGTGCTCGGCCTGGTGCTGGCGCTGGTGGCGACCATCGGCGACCTCGCCGAGTCGCTGATCAAGCGGGATCTCGGCGTCAAGGACATGGGCACCCTGCTGCCCGGCCACGGCGGCGTCATGGACCGGATGGACTCCCTGCTGCCCTCGGCGGTCGTGGCCTGGATACTGCTGTCCGTGTTCGTCCCGTTGCCCTGA
- a CDS encoding ABC transporter ATP-binding protein, translating into MTGLPHYPGPDELAASTRGNALVLRGLRKTYDGRNVVDDIDLDVPTGSFFGLVGPNGAGKTTTLSMVTGLLRPDAGRVLLAGVDVWQDPVTAKTRMGVLPDGLRLFERLSGLELLSYLGRLRGIDPDTVRSRAEELLKVLDLADAGTKLVADYSTGMRKKITLAAALLHSPPVLLLDEPLEAVDPVSARIIRTVLSRYTAGGGTVIFSSHVMALVEDLCSHVAVMARGRIVASGDLATVRGDARNLDDAFIHLIGADDVGKGGLEWLGSSQA; encoded by the coding sequence ATGACCGGCTTGCCGCACTATCCCGGCCCTGACGAACTGGCTGCCTCCACCCGCGGCAACGCGCTGGTGCTGCGCGGCCTCCGCAAGACCTACGACGGCCGCAACGTCGTCGACGACATCGACCTGGACGTGCCGACCGGATCGTTCTTCGGCCTGGTCGGGCCGAACGGTGCCGGCAAGACCACGACGCTGTCGATGGTCACCGGCCTGCTCCGCCCGGACGCCGGGCGGGTGCTGCTCGCCGGCGTCGATGTCTGGCAGGACCCGGTCACCGCGAAGACCCGGATGGGCGTACTGCCGGACGGCCTGCGGCTCTTCGAACGGCTCTCCGGGCTGGAACTGCTCAGCTATCTCGGCCGGCTCCGCGGCATCGACCCGGACACCGTGCGGTCCCGGGCCGAGGAACTGCTCAAGGTGCTCGACCTCGCCGATGCCGGCACCAAGCTGGTGGCCGACTACTCCACCGGCATGCGGAAGAAGATCACCCTGGCCGCTGCGCTGCTGCACTCGCCGCCGGTGCTGCTGCTGGACGAGCCGCTGGAGGCGGTCGACCCGGTGTCCGCCCGGATCATCCGCACCGTGCTGTCCCGGTACACCGCCGGCGGCGGCACCGTCATCTTCTCCTCGCACGTGATGGCACTGGTCGAGGACCTGTGCTCGCACGTCGCGGTGATGGCCCGCGGCCGCATCGTGGCCAGCGGTGACCTGGCCACCGTGCGCGGCGACGCCCGCAACCTGGACGACGCGTTCATCCACCTCATCGGCGCCGACGACGTGGGGAAGGGGGGCCTGGAGTGGTTGGGGTCTTCGCAAGCCTGA
- the mce gene encoding methylmalonyl-CoA epimerase, with translation MARRYRPADGRDPVRGYRDRVTSISELSLGIVAIDHVGIAVPDLDAAIDFHTGVLGGRLAHRETNQEQGVEEAMIAFGEGPAASQVQLLAPLTPESTIAKFIGRSGPGLQQLAYRVADVEEASAAVRAAGLRLLYDAPRRGTAGSRINFVHPKDAGGVLVELVEPPVAGAH, from the coding sequence ATGGCCCGACGGTACCGCCCCGCCGACGGCCGGGATCCGGTCCGTGGTTACCGTGACCGGGTGACCTCGATCTCAGAACTCTCCCTCGGCATCGTCGCCATCGACCACGTGGGCATCGCCGTACCCGATCTCGACGCCGCCATCGACTTCCACACCGGTGTGCTGGGCGGGCGTCTCGCCCACCGCGAGACCAACCAGGAGCAGGGGGTGGAGGAGGCGATGATCGCCTTCGGCGAGGGTCCGGCCGCCTCCCAGGTGCAGTTGCTCGCGCCGCTGACCCCGGAGTCGACGATCGCGAAGTTCATCGGCCGCAGCGGGCCGGGCCTGCAGCAGCTGGCCTACCGGGTGGCCGACGTCGAGGAGGCGTCCGCGGCCGTCCGCGCCGCCGGGCTGCGGCTGCTCTACGACGCCCCCCGGCGCGGCACCGCCGGTTCCCGGATCAACTTCGTGCATCCCAAGGACGCCGGCGGGGTGCTGGTCGAGCTGGTCGAGCCGCCGGTGGCCGGCGCCCACTGA
- a CDS encoding acetyl-CoA C-acetyltransferase, translated as MGSTVIVAGARTPMGRLSGALAPVAATALGGTAIAGALERSGVAGTDVDYVIMGQVLQAGCGQMTARQAAVAGGIPMSTAALTINKVCLSGLESIALADMMIRSGQVRTVVAGGMESMTRAPHLLPGSRAGHKYGSVTLLDHMAFDGLEDVYTDQAMGALTEQTNDLAPLTRTEQDEFAARSHQRAAAAQAAGIFAEEIVPVAVPGRKGDVVVDTDEGIRPETTVDTLAKLRPAFRPDGTITAGSASPISDGAAAVVVMDKALAEERGLPWLAEIGPAGLVAGPDSSLQLQPANAIRAACERAGIAPESLDLIEINEAFAAVGIASARDLKIGEDRVNVNGGAIALGHPIGMSGARLALTLALELRRRGGGTGAAGLCGGGGQGEGLLLTVR; from the coding sequence ATGGGATCGACGGTGATCGTTGCGGGTGCGCGCACCCCGATGGGCAGGTTGTCCGGTGCGCTGGCACCGGTGGCGGCGACAGCACTCGGCGGGACGGCGATCGCCGGTGCCCTCGAGCGGTCCGGCGTCGCCGGCACCGATGTCGACTACGTGATCATGGGCCAGGTGCTGCAGGCCGGCTGCGGGCAGATGACCGCACGTCAGGCCGCGGTCGCCGGCGGGATCCCGATGAGCACGGCGGCGCTGACCATCAACAAGGTCTGCCTGTCCGGCCTCGAATCGATCGCGCTGGCCGACATGATGATCCGCTCCGGCCAGGTGCGGACCGTGGTGGCCGGCGGCATGGAGTCGATGACCCGGGCCCCGCACCTGCTGCCCGGCTCCCGGGCCGGCCACAAGTACGGCTCGGTCACCCTTCTCGACCACATGGCCTTCGACGGCCTCGAGGACGTCTACACCGACCAGGCGATGGGGGCGCTCACCGAACAGACCAACGACCTGGCCCCGCTCACCCGCACCGAGCAGGACGAGTTCGCCGCCCGCTCGCACCAGCGGGCCGCCGCCGCGCAGGCGGCCGGGATCTTCGCCGAGGAGATCGTGCCGGTCGCCGTGCCCGGCCGGAAGGGCGACGTGGTCGTCGACACCGACGAGGGCATCCGGCCGGAGACCACCGTCGACACCCTGGCGAAGCTGCGCCCCGCCTTCCGCCCGGACGGCACCATCACCGCCGGCTCCGCCTCGCCGATCAGCGACGGCGCCGCCGCGGTCGTGGTGATGGACAAGGCGCTGGCCGAGGAACGCGGGTTGCCGTGGCTGGCCGAGATCGGGCCGGCCGGCCTGGTGGCCGGACCGGACTCCTCCCTGCAGCTGCAGCCGGCGAATGCCATCCGCGCCGCCTGCGAACGGGCCGGGATCGCGCCGGAGTCGCTGGACCTGATCGAGATCAACGAGGCCTTCGCCGCCGTCGGCATCGCGTCGGCCCGCGATCTCAAGATCGGTGAGGACCGGGTGAATGTGAACGGTGGTGCCATCGCGCTCGGTCACCCGATCGGCATGTCCGGCGCGCGGCTGGCTCTCACCCTTGCGCTGGAACTGCGGCGACGCGGAGGTGGCACAGGCGCCGCCGGCCTGTGCGGCGGCGGCGGGCAGGGTGAAGGGTTGCTGCTGACCGTTCGATAG
- a CDS encoding ABC transporter ATP-binding protein produces MADTITVQDLVKRYGDLSAVDGVSFTVGQGEFFGILGPNGAGKTTCLEIVEGLREPDSGTVTVLGEKPWPRNTRLLPRIGVQLQASSFFERLTAREQLETFAAIYGVGPSRVDEMLELVALTDKAKVQTEKLSGGQAQRLSIACALIHDPEVVFLDEPSAALDPQARRNLWDVLREINARGKTIVLTTHYMDEAEILCDRVAIMDRGKILEMGAPADLVRALDRPVVISVESRDLPEDTATGLPGVDAVVSTGGWTEITTTAPAVVLPALAERGALTGLQVKGSTLEDVFLDLTGREYRA; encoded by the coding sequence ATGGCCGACACGATCACGGTGCAGGACCTGGTCAAACGCTACGGGGATCTGTCGGCGGTGGACGGTGTCTCGTTCACGGTCGGCCAGGGGGAGTTCTTCGGGATCCTCGGGCCGAACGGTGCCGGCAAGACGACGTGCCTGGAGATCGTCGAGGGGTTGCGGGAGCCGGACTCCGGAACGGTGACCGTGCTCGGTGAGAAGCCGTGGCCGCGCAACACCCGGCTGCTGCCGCGGATCGGGGTGCAGTTGCAGGCGAGCTCCTTCTTCGAGCGGCTGACCGCCCGTGAGCAACTCGAGACCTTCGCCGCCATCTACGGTGTCGGTCCCTCGCGGGTGGACGAGATGCTGGAGCTGGTCGCGCTGACCGACAAGGCCAAGGTGCAGACCGAGAAGCTCTCCGGCGGTCAGGCGCAGCGGCTGTCGATCGCCTGCGCGCTGATCCACGACCCGGAGGTGGTGTTCCTCGACGAGCCGTCCGCCGCACTGGACCCGCAGGCCCGGCGGAACCTTTGGGACGTGCTGCGTGAGATCAACGCCCGCGGCAAGACCATCGTGCTCACCACGCACTACATGGACGAGGCCGAGATCCTCTGCGACCGGGTGGCGATCATGGACCGCGGGAAGATCCTGGAGATGGGTGCGCCGGCCGACCTGGTCCGCGCCCTGGACCGGCCGGTGGTCATCTCGGTGGAGTCGCGGGACCTGCCGGAGGACACGGCGACCGGGCTGCCCGGCGTCGACGCCGTGGTCAGCACCGGCGGCTGGACCGAGATCACCACCACCGCACCGGCTGTGGTGCTGCCGGCACTGGCCGAGCGGGGAGCACTGACCGGCTTGCAGGTGAAGGGATCCACCCTGGAGGACGTCTTCCTGGACCTGACCGGACGGGAGTACCGCGCGTGA
- a CDS encoding ABC transporter permease, whose product MSAFGSLSRAMFKGFVRDKMSVFFAILFPMFFIVIFGIVFAGGGTSKQKVIEVGSVPLIQELPQQARDGLAQVVEFESGQTLDAALESVRKGDVAAAVEQQGDTLVVHYSNADQTAAATVQGVFSALIDNANLAAAGVTTPQFTLQPQQVEDQSLKTMQYVAPQMIAYGVSIGAVFGAALTLITWREKKLLRRLRLAPVSTSTVVGSRVAVSLGVALLQLVIFVGFSMLLGLKLVGAWYMTIPLVLAGTLSFLAIGLLVGAVAKTAEGGSGLANLITLPMAFLSGAFIPVEVAPQWMQVVSKFLPLGYLVDGMKDVMVRGQGPSAALIPILVLLAFAAVITVIATRLFKWDSA is encoded by the coding sequence GTGAGTGCCTTCGGCAGCCTGTCCCGGGCGATGTTCAAGGGATTCGTCCGCGACAAGATGTCCGTCTTCTTCGCCATCCTGTTCCCGATGTTCTTCATCGTGATCTTCGGCATCGTCTTCGCCGGCGGCGGCACCTCGAAGCAGAAGGTGATCGAGGTCGGCTCGGTACCGCTGATCCAGGAGCTGCCGCAGCAGGCCCGGGACGGTCTGGCCCAGGTGGTCGAGTTCGAGTCGGGCCAGACCCTGGATGCGGCACTGGAATCCGTGCGCAAGGGTGATGTCGCCGCGGCCGTCGAGCAGCAGGGCGACACCCTCGTCGTGCACTACTCGAACGCCGACCAGACCGCCGCCGCCACCGTGCAGGGCGTGTTCTCCGCGCTGATCGACAACGCGAACCTGGCCGCGGCGGGGGTGACCACCCCGCAGTTCACGCTGCAGCCGCAGCAGGTCGAGGACCAGTCGCTCAAGACCATGCAGTACGTGGCACCGCAGATGATCGCCTACGGCGTCTCCATCGGTGCGGTGTTCGGCGCCGCGCTCACGCTGATCACCTGGCGGGAGAAGAAGCTGCTGCGCCGGCTGCGGCTGGCGCCGGTGTCCACCTCGACGGTGGTCGGCTCGCGGGTGGCGGTGTCGCTCGGTGTCGCCCTGCTGCAGTTGGTGATCTTCGTCGGCTTCTCGATGCTGCTCGGCCTGAAACTGGTGGGCGCCTGGTACATGACCATCCCGCTGGTGCTGGCCGGGACACTCTCGTTCCTGGCCATCGGTCTGCTCGTCGGTGCGGTGGCCAAGACCGCGGAGGGCGGCAGCGGCCTGGCCAACCTGATCACCCTGCCGATGGCGTTCCTGTCCGGGGCGTTCATCCCGGTGGAGGTGGCACCGCAGTGGATGCAGGTGGTGTCGAAGTTCCTGCCGCTGGGCTACCTGGTCGACGGCATGAAGGACGTGATGGTGCGCGGCCAGGGCCCGTCGGCGGCGCTGATCCCGATCCTGGTGCTGTTGGCCTTCGCCGCGGTGATCACGGTGATCGCCACCCGGCTGTTCAAGTGGGACTCGGCCTGA
- a CDS encoding MarR family winged helix-turn-helix transcriptional regulator, translated as MSSHASSGPALPFDPIARAAQTWGERIGPNHSMAAVTNIMRVQQILQAAVDDSLKPHGLTFARYEALVLLSFSQRGSLPMRMMGERLQLHPTSITNIVDRLEADGLARRLPHPSDRRTTLVELTEAGRTRMDEATAAVTSNDFGLMGLDLAEIGQLSGLLTKVRRAAGDFA; from the coding sequence GTGAGTTCGCATGCCTCCTCCGGCCCGGCCCTGCCGTTCGACCCCATCGCCCGGGCGGCGCAGACCTGGGGCGAGCGGATCGGGCCGAACCACTCGATGGCGGCCGTCACCAACATCATGCGGGTCCAGCAGATCCTGCAGGCCGCCGTTGACGACTCGCTCAAGCCGCACGGCCTGACCTTCGCCCGCTACGAGGCGCTGGTCCTGCTGTCCTTCTCCCAGCGCGGGTCGCTGCCGATGCGGATGATGGGCGAGCGGTTGCAACTGCACCCGACGTCGATCACCAACATCGTCGACCGCCTCGAGGCCGACGGGCTGGCCCGTCGGCTCCCCCACCCGTCGGACCGGCGCACCACCCTGGTCGAGCTGACCGAGGCCGGCCGCACCCGGATGGACGAGGCCACCGCCGCGGTCACTTCGAACGACTTCGGGCTGATGGGCCTGGATCTCGCCGAGATCGGCCAGCTCTCCGGCCTGCTCACCAAGGTGCGGCGGGCGGCCGGCGACTTCGCCTGA
- a CDS encoding tetratricopeptide repeat protein: MTRPDPRQQAAMSAAFAGAVDLSALANRPAAPPAGAAAPAGPAGAEPSPFVMAVTEADFSDVLQASAQLPIVFDLWSPRSPVSAQLSPMLAALAAKGHGAWVLAQVDVDTNPRIAQAFQVQQIPTVMAVAAGQPVDGFSGQMSEPELKKWIASLLDALRDRLPGIRAAEQAAADAGELEAEPEDPRFTAAEDLLAAGDYEAARAAYQKILDVEPANAEAAAALAQVVFLARVDQHPQDATALADAAPDDVALQGAAADLALAAGDPQAAFDRLIATVRRTVGDDKAAAREWLVGLFALFPADDDLVRVARRQLAAALY, translated from the coding sequence ATGACCCGTCCGGACCCCCGTCAGCAGGCCGCGATGTCCGCGGCATTCGCCGGCGCCGTCGATCTCTCCGCCCTCGCCAACCGCCCGGCCGCACCGCCGGCCGGCGCCGCCGCACCTGCCGGTCCGGCCGGCGCCGAACCCTCGCCCTTCGTGATGGCGGTGACCGAGGCCGACTTCAGCGACGTGCTGCAGGCGTCTGCTCAGCTGCCCATCGTCTTCGACCTGTGGTCGCCCCGGTCACCGGTCAGCGCCCAGCTCTCGCCGATGCTGGCCGCGCTGGCCGCGAAGGGGCACGGCGCCTGGGTGCTGGCCCAGGTGGACGTCGACACCAACCCGCGGATCGCGCAGGCTTTCCAGGTGCAGCAGATCCCCACGGTGATGGCGGTGGCGGCCGGGCAGCCGGTCGACGGGTTCAGCGGCCAGATGTCCGAGCCGGAGCTGAAGAAGTGGATCGCCTCCCTGCTGGACGCGCTGCGCGACCGGCTGCCGGGCATCCGGGCCGCCGAGCAGGCGGCCGCCGATGCCGGTGAGCTGGAGGCCGAGCCGGAGGACCCGCGGTTCACCGCGGCCGAGGACCTGCTCGCCGCCGGCGACTACGAGGCCGCCCGCGCGGCCTACCAGAAGATCCTCGACGTCGAGCCGGCCAACGCCGAGGCCGCCGCGGCCCTGGCCCAGGTGGTGTTCCTGGCCCGGGTGGACCAGCACCCGCAGGACGCCACCGCGCTGGCCGACGCCGCCCCCGACGACGTGGCACTGCAAGGTGCGGCCGCCGATCTGGCGCTGGCCGCCGGCGATCCGCAGGCGGCGTTCGACCGGCTGATCGCCACCGTGCGGCGCACCGTCGGCGACGACAAGGCCGCCGCCCGGGAGTGGCTGGTCGGGCTCTTCGCGCTGTTCCCGGCGGACGACGACCTGGTCCGGGTGGCCCGCCGGCAGTTGGCGGCTGCGCTCTACTGA
- a CDS encoding VOC family protein, producing the protein MANYTGSTIDHLNMSVTDVATSRDFYDAVLPTVGVSKLLDFPADGDRPWMVGYGIHPKPFLWLVDHGTTDPNLHLAFTVDTRAEVDAFHAAALAAGGTSREEPAVHPEYHPDYYGAFVNDPDGLNLEAVCHAPAAPTDQ; encoded by the coding sequence ATGGCCAACTACACCGGATCGACCATCGACCACCTGAACATGTCCGTCACCGACGTGGCGACCTCCCGCGACTTCTACGACGCGGTGCTGCCGACCGTGGGGGTGAGCAAGTTGCTCGACTTCCCGGCCGACGGGGACCGCCCGTGGATGGTCGGCTACGGCATCCACCCGAAGCCGTTCCTCTGGCTCGTGGACCACGGGACCACCGACCCGAACCTGCATCTCGCGTTCACCGTCGACACCCGCGCCGAGGTCGACGCCTTCCACGCGGCAGCCTTGGCCGCCGGCGGGACGTCACGCGAGGAGCCGGCCGTGCATCCCGAGTACCACCCGGACTACTACGGCGCCTTCGTCAACGACCCGGACGGCCTCAACCTGGAGGCCGTCTGCCACGCCCCGGCCGCCCCCACCGATCAGTAG